One window from the genome of Nicotiana tomentosiformis chromosome 5, ASM39032v3, whole genome shotgun sequence encodes:
- the LOC104099357 gene encoding uncharacterized protein: protein METALSNINGKIWLFIDDVVEWELLIDIDQLELWDNLYYLASDMELPWLVGGDFHVILNEEEKIGGLPVYPPEYEDFAFCVNSCELFDTGHTGSPFTWWNGRANEECIFKRLDTIFVNQQFNLLFPRINVEHLIRTGYDHAPLLMTCGEDAAHFIKPFRFLNFWTTHESFNEVVKQNSIADFQLTIREDIVRIKEMLFEEEPTTENRIVLQQAQVTLKRYLSFEVQYWKQKESMKWFAEGDRNTTFFHNHVNGKRQKLQLKRIQNANGDWHDDQKGIGNAATTFFQAQFTEEGQLTNIELQELIMAISGPESCLKNI from the exons ATGGAAACTGCATTATCAAATATCAATGGGAAGATATGGTTATTCATTGATGATGTTGTGGAGTGGGAACTCCTAATAGACATTGACCA ATTAGAGCTATGGGACAATTTATATTACCTGGCATCTGATATGGAACTCCCCTGGCTAGTTGGAGGGGACTTTCATGTAATTCTTAATGAAGAAGAGAAGATTGGAGGACTCCCAGTGTATCCACCTGAGTATGAAGATTTTGCTTTTTGTGTCAactcttgtgaattatttgataCTGGACACACAGGCAGTCCCTTCACATGGTGGAATGGTAGAGCTAATGAAGAATGCATTTTCAAGAGATTAGACACAATTTTTGTCAACCAACAATTCAACTTATTATTCCCAAGGATTAATGTTGAACATCTCATAAGGACTGGGTATGACCATGCACCTTTGCTAATGACATGTGGGGAAGATGCTGCTCACTTTATCAAACCTTTCAGGTTTCTCAATTTCTGGACTACACATGAATCCTTCAATGAAGTAGTGAAACAAAACTCAATTGCAGACTTT CAACTGACAATTAGAGAGGATATTGTCAGGATAAAGGAGATGCTTTTTGAGGAAGAACCAACTACCGAGAACAGAATTGTACTACAACAGGCACAAGTTACACTAAAGAGGTACTTGAGCTTTGAAGTGCAATATTGGAAACAAAAGGAAAGCATGAAAtggtttgctgaaggagatagAAATACCACTTTCTTCCACAATCATGTTAATGGAAAGAGACAGAAATTGCAACTCAAAAGGATTCAGAATGCCAATGGAGATTGGCATGATGACCAAAAGGGTATTGGTAATGCTGCAACTACATTCTTTCAGGCGCAATTCACAGAGGAAGGACAACTCACCAACATTGAActccaagaactcataatggccatatcgggtcctgaaagctgtcttaagaatatttga